One region of Malania oleifera isolate guangnan ecotype guangnan chromosome 6, ASM2987363v1, whole genome shotgun sequence genomic DNA includes:
- the LOC131158422 gene encoding protein NRT1/ PTR FAMILY 1.2-like — MPFIIANEVFEKVASYGLLPNMILYLMTDYNMGIAKGTHLLFYWTAAISFLPLVGAFLSDSYLGRFLTIGFGSISSLLGMTLLWLTAMLPQARPPPCNQLATNCESPTSAQFGLLVSSFALMSIGAGGIRACSLAFGAEQLDKSENPKNERVLETFFRWYYASTALPTLVALTGIVYIQDHMGWKVGFGVPAVLMFLSAFLFFLGSPLYIKHKPNTSLFTGFARVLVVAYKNRKLAFPPSNSDGWYYHDKDSKLVVPTDKLRFLNKACIIRSPEKDIDPDGLASNPWRLCTVEQVEELKALIKVIPLWSTGIMMSINTTQRLFFLVQANSMDRHITSNFQIPAGSFGMFSIIALAIWIAIYDRVFLPLASKLRGKPVRLSTKKRMGIGLFFSCMAMIVSGLVEHIRRRRAIHEGFLNNPHGVVGMSAMWLVPQYCLNGLAETFNAISQTEFYYSEFPKSMSSIASSLYGLGVAVANLLASVLLSTVDNATKRGGKESWVSSNINRGHYENYYWLLAIMTFINLVYFLLCSWAYGPCVEQGTKTGDEGRDFKQEEELFE; from the exons ATGCCATTCATCATAG CAAATGAAGTATTTGAGAAGGTGGCAAGCTATGGGCTGCTTCCCAACATGATCCTATATCTGATGACAGATTACAACATGGGCATAGCCAAGGGGACCCACTTGCTATTCTACTGGACTGCAGCTATCAGTTTCTTGCCTCTTGTTGGAGCTTTCCTCTCAGACTCTTACCTGGGTCGATTCCTCACCATTGGTTTTGGTTCCATCTCTAGTCTCCTG GGTATGACCCTCCTCTGGCTGACAGCCATGCTTCCCCAAGCAAGGCCGCCTCCATGCAACCAATTAGCCACTAACTGCGAGTCCCCGACATCTGCCCAATTTGGTCTTCTAGTTTCTTCATTTGCTCTCATGTCCATTGGAGCTGGTGGGATTAGGGCATGTTCTTTAGCATTTGGTGCAGAACAGTTGGATAAAAGTGAGAACCCAAAAAATGAGAGGGTCTTGGAGACCTTCTTCCGCTGGTACTATGCTTCTACAGCTCTTCCTACTCTGGTTGCTTTGACGGGCATCGTTTATATTCAAGATCACATGGGATGGAAAGTGGGTTTTGGAGTTCCAGCAGTTCTCATGTTTTTATCGGCCTTCCTTTTCTTCCTGGGTTCTCCACTTTATATTAAGCACAAACCCAACACAAGTTTGTTCACTGGCTTTGCCCGAGTACTCGTTGTTGCTTACAAGAACAGAAAACTTGCATTCCCACCTTCAAACTCGGATGGGTGGTACTACCATGACAAGGACTCAAAGCTTGTTGTGCCAACTGATAAACTAAG GTTTTTAAATAAAGCTTGCATAATTAGAAGTCCTGAAAAAGACATAGACCCAGATGGATTAGCCTCAAATCCATGGAGACTCTGCACTGTAGAGCAAGTAGAAGAGCTCAAAGCACTCATCAAGGTCATTCCACTGTGGTCAACTGGGATCATGATGTCAATAAACACAACTCAAAGACTATTTTTCTTAGTGCAAGCTAATTCTATGGATAGACACATCACTTCAAACTTCCAAATTCCTGCAGGTTCATTTGGAATGTTTTCAATCATTGCTTTAGCAATATGGATTGCTATCTACGATCGTGTGTTCCTTCCCTTGGCATCAAAACTCAGAGGAAAACCTGTGCGGCTTAGCACAAAAAAAAGAATGGGAATTGGGCTATTTTTTTCTTGCATGGCCATGATAGTTTCAGGCCTTGTTGAGCATATTCGCCGGAGAAGAGCAATTCATGAAGGATTTCTGAATAATCCTCATGGAGTAGTGGGTATGTCGGCTATGTGGCTCGTACCACAGTATTGCTTGAATGGTCTAGCTGAAACTTTTAATGCGATAAGCCAGACAGAATTCTACTATTCGGAGTTTCCCAAGAGTATGTCCAGCATTGCTTCATCTCTTTACGGATTGGGAGTGGCTGTGGCAAATCTGCTGGCCAGTGTCTTACTGAGCACAGTGGATAATGCTACAAAAAGAGGAGGAAAGGAGAGTTGGGTTTCAAGTAATATCAACAGGGGTCATTATGAAAATTACTATTGGCTTCTTGCCATAATGACCTTCATTAATTTAGTATATTTCCTTCTCTGCAGTTGGGCCTATGGACCTTGTGTTGAACAAGGCACAAAGACTGGAGATGAGGGAAGAGATTTTAAGCAGGAAGAGGAGCTTTTTGAGTAG